The Patescibacteria group bacterium genomic interval GGAGGTAATTAGGCAGATAATTAAGACAAAATGATTTATTTATCCGCTTCAAGCATTAATCTTTATCAGGAATGCCCCCGGTGTTTTTGGCTGAAGATTAAAGAAAAAATCAATCGGCCGAGCGGGCCAACTTCAACTCTGCCGAACGGAATGGATTATACCTTAAAAAATTATTTTGATTCCTGGCGCCAAAAGAATAAACTGCCTCCGGAATTAAAAAGCCTTTTGCCCGGCAAACTTCTTCCTGACCAAGACAAAATTTCCTGGCTGCGGTCAAGAAGCTTGGCCGCGATTAATCAAGAACTTGGAATTAAGATCGGCGGGATGCTTGATGATGCTTTAATTTTAGAAGACCAATCAATTGTTCCCCTGGATATTAAAACTCGCGGCTTCCCTTTAAAAGAAGTTCATTCAGCTTATGCGCTTCAGATGAGCGTTTATACTTATTTGCTTCAGAAAAACCGACTAAAAACCAGAAACTTGGCTTATTTAGCTTTTTGGTATTTAGACCACAAAAATATGGATCTGAATCAGCCGCTAAGATTTAATATTGCGGTTGAGGAGATAAAAACCGAACCGGAAAAAATTGACAAAATCCTGAATAAAATTAAACAAATTTTGGACGACCAGATTCCTTTAGCTTCGCCTGATTGCCAGTTCTGCCAATACCGCCAGCTGGAAATCTGAATCTTGTAATTATTTTTTTCGATTCCGGATAATTGCTTTTTCTGATAAGGGCTTAAACACATTTCCCCAGGCTTTTATGGTTTCGGGGTTGCTTAATTGATAAATTGAAACTTGTTGCCAGTTGTCAGCAGTTCTGCTAAGATTGGTTTATGATTATTCGTCAGCTTGGCATTGATTTAGGCACTGCCAACACTTTAGTTTTTGTTCCTGATCAAGGGATTGTGATTCAGGAGCCGTCGGTGGTGGCGGTTTCTAAACCGGATAACAAAGTATTGGCAATCGGCAGAGAAGCCAAAGAAATGGCTGGGAAAACTCCGGCTGATATTATTGTTTATCGGCCCTTAAAAGACGGGGTAATTGCTGATTATCGGGTGACTCAATCAATTCTAAGATATTTTATTAACAAGGCTTGCGGCTTTTGGCGGTTTTTAAAGCCGGATGTTTTGGTTTCTGTTCCGGCCGGCAGCACCTCAACTGAAAGAAAGGCGGTGATTGACGCGGCCCGGGAAGCCGGAGCAAAAAACACTTTTGTGGTTAAAGAGCCGGTTTTGGCTGCTTTGGGCGCCGGGATTCCGATTAACACTGCTTCTGGCAATATGGTGGTTAATATTGGCGGCGGCGTCGCTGAAGTGGCAGTAATTTCTTTGGGCGGAGTAGTTACCTGGGAATCAATCAGGGTGGCCGGGGACAAACTTAATCAAGCGATCATTGATTATTTGAAAAAAAAGCACAATTTGATTATTGGCGAAAAAACCGCTGAAGACTTAAAGATTAAGATTGGTTCAGTAATGCCTTTGCCGGAAAAAGAAAAACTATCAATGGAGATTAGAGGACAGGATGCGGTTGAGAGTTTGCCAAAAAATTTGGTTCTTAACTCAAATGATATTGCGGCCGCGCTTCAGCCCCATTTAAAAGAAATAATTCAGGCGATTAAGAATGTGCTTCGGGAAACTCCTCCGGAACTGGCTGCGGATATAGTTGAAAAAGGAATGATTTTGACCGGCGGTGGCGCGCTCCTGCGCCAATTAGATGACTTAATTTTAAAAACTATCGGCGTGCCGGCTTATATTGCTGATGAGCCGCTTTTTTGCGTTGCCAAGGGTACTGGCGTAATTTTAGACAATCTGGCAATTTACAAACGCTCAATCCAATCTTTTAGATAAATCCTGCCAATTTACGAATTATTACTAATATATACTAACCAATTATTAGTATAATTAGTACAGATTGGTACATTAGTAGGAATCTTATATGATTATTGGTCATCAGTCCCAGATTCAATTTTTCAAGAACTTTTTGGAAAAAGAGCTTTATTTTTCCGGATTTTTATTTTCCGGCCCCGAACAGATCGGCAAAAAACTGATTGCCCAAGAGTTTATCCAAGGATTAATTTGCCAGAATAAATCTTTTGGCGGCTGTTCAGAAATTAAATTAAAGCAGATCTGCCCCGCTTGCGCTGATAACTTTTATCGGGATTATTTGTTGATTGACCAAAACTTTAACCCCAAGACCGTTTTAACCAATTTATTATCAGATGATTTAAATCCCTATGGAATTAATACCGGCCGGGCAATTATCAAATTTTTAAGCACCGCTCCGGGGCTGGGAAGAAAAAAAACGGTTTTGATTGACAATGCCCATTTATTAACCCATGAAGCCCAGAACTCGCTTTTAAAGATTATTGAAGAGCCGCCGATAAATTCAGTCTTAATTTTGGTCTCCCATTTGCCCTCTGAAATTTTAGAAACTATTCAGTCCAGATTAATGGAGATTAAGTTCGGCTTAGTTAAAAAACAGGAATTAGACGCCTGGATAGACAAACAATCAATCCCAGAAGAACTAAAAATCGAGGCTAAACGTTATGCTTTGTTTCGGCCCGGCCGGGCTCAAGAATTTATTGATAAGCCAGAATTGGTTAAGCAGTTTAAAGGCTTGGTTTTAAAACTTTTGCGCTTGGAACAAAAAACTCCGGCAGAAAAGATTATCTTTTGGGAAAAGCATTTGATTCAAAAAGAAACCGAGCCGGACAAGAGTTTTTCTGGCCTTTTTGAGCTTTGGCAGATTATTCTGCGCGACGAGCTTTATCAGGCAATTGGCTTGACTGAACCGGGTTTGCTCTTAACCAAAAAAAGGCAAACCGAACTTAAAAAACTGCTTTTAACCTTAAAAAAAATCCAGGTCTTAGCCAATCTGTCCCAGAGATATGGCAGTTTAAAAGAAAACGCTTTAAAGCAAGTCGCTTTGATGGTATAATTAAAATCAACGAATAAACATTGATTAGTACATTAGTAGAATCCATGAAGATTGCTAAAAAAATAATTTTCTTTTTTTTGATTTTTGTTCTAGCGGTTTATTTTCTACCCTATGCTTGGCCGGAAATCCAATCCTGGACCGAAAAAGAAGCTGATAATTTACCCGCCAGAATTGATTATCTGGAAAGATTGTTTTGATAGACCGGTAATCCAGATTCTAAATCTAATCTGCGATTATTATAAATTTTAATTTAGTATTATTGATGTTAATTAGTAAATTAGCGGGATTTTATGGAAGAACTGCTTAATGAATTTAAAAAAACCTGGCAAATAATTCTTGAGAACCATCGGGAAGAGATTTTTTCAATCAGGAGCAATCGAATCAGCCCCGGCTTAATTGAAGAGATTGAGATAGAAGCCTATAATTCCAGATCTCCGTTAAAGCATCTGGCGACAATCACTCTTTCTCAAGCTAATACATTGCTGGTTCAGCCTTGGGATAAAACAATTATCCCGAATATTGAAAAAGCAATCGTTGAAGCGAAATTAGGAGTAATGCCGTCAAATGACGGCCAGTTTATCCGATTAAATTTCCCGCCTTTAACCGAAGAAAAACGGCAGGAATTGGTCAAGTTTTTAAACCAAAAAACCGAAGAATTTAAAATCAGATTCAGGCAGGCCCGAGATGAGATAAAAAAAAGATTCCAGAACTTGATGGATTCCGGGAAAATTGCTGATGAAGACGCCAAGTACCAATTTACCGAACAGCTCCAAAAACAGGTTGATGAGTTTAATCAAAAGATTGAAGCGGCCAGAGAGAAAAAAGAAAAAGAAATCCTGTCAGTTTAGAAATAGTTATCGTTTTCTGGTTTCGCGGCCAGTATCGTCTAGCGTTTTTGCTTGACGTTTAACTAAAACGAAAACTATACTCGCAGCGACAACGTCTAACCTTTAACTATGACAATATTAATTTCTATCTTAATTATCAGTTTTCTTATTTTTATCCACGAGCTGGGGCATTTTTTGGCGGCAAAAAAATCCGGTATGCTGGTGGAAGAGTTTGGCTTAGGAATTCCGCCGCGTATCTTCGGCAAAAAAATCGGTGAGACTGTTTATTCTATAAACCTGATTCCGTTTGGCGGATTTGTCAGGATTTTTGGCGATATTGACTCAAAAGCAGATAAGCAAGACAAGCGGTCATTTATTCAAAAATCGCCCTGGAAAAAGCTTTTGGTTGTCTTTGCCGGCATTATAATGAATTTTCTGCTTGGCTTTCTGATTTATTGGGGGCTTTTTTATGCCGGAAACGAAATGGTTTTAAATGAATCCAACCGGACCAAAGCTGAAAATATTGCCATTGGCATTTTGCAGGTAGCAAAAAATTCGCCTGCCTCAAAAGCTGATCTGAATCCCGGAGACAAAGTCTTAGCGATCAAAACTCAAGATCAAACTTTCTCCAATTTATCTGAATCGGGATTCGTTGAAATTGCCAAGCAAAACGCCGGCAAAGAGATTATCCTTATTCTTGATTCGGGGCAAGAAATTGAGATTGTCCCTCGGGAAACTCCACCTTCAGGCGAAGGCGCTTTGGGCGTGGTGATTGCTGAAATTGGCACGGTCAAATATCCTTTTTTTGAGGCTTTTTATCAGGCAATCAAGTATTCTTTCAAGGCTTCGGTTTATATGTTCTCAATGGTTTTTCAGATTTTATCCAATCTGGTTTTCAAAGGCGAGACCGCGAATTTAACCGGACCAATTGGCATTGTCAGTTTTACTTCAAATGTTATAAAAGCCGGCCTTTCCCAGACTTTTAGTTTCATTGCTTTGATTTCTTTAAATTTGGCGGTTTTTAACCTCTTGCCCTTGCCCGCTTTAGATGGCGGCAGAATTGTTTTTGTTACTTGGGAGATAATTGCCAAAAAGCCGGTGCCGGCAAAATATGAATCTTGGGTGCATTCTCTGGGGATGGTTTTGCTGTTGAGCTTATTGGTCTTAGTGACAATTGCAGATATTAAACGATTGTTTTAATAATCAACAGATAACAAAATTGTTAATCAATTTGACATCCGGTAATAAAACCTGTATCTTTAAAGAGTCATTATCTCATTAGAGCTTAGGACAATTAACAAGTTTCCAAGGGTCGTTCAGCCCGTCAAACGGGATTTAATCTTATGAGATAGTGGAATTAAAATTAGATTTTATGTTCCATCATCCATGACCAATGATTCATGTTTAATGGAACTTATCTCGTAAGAGAACGACAATATGCAAGATTACAGTAATGACAGGCCAAGGCAAACTTATGATGTTTCCGGCTTGAACATTAATTGTGAAACCTGCGGCGCTCAAATAACCGAACTGCCATTTGAACCCACTAAAAGGGATGATGGTACTTATGGCCGGCTTTACTGCCGGGAGTGCAATGCTAAAAGACCGAAAAAGAGATTCAATCGGGATTTTGGCAACCGAAGAAGGTTTGACAATTAAACTTAAAACAAAGGCGCCGGTTTAAAACCGGCGCCTTTGTTAACTTTAACCGAGTATTTTGAACGCAGAATAAAGGTTTAGCCGCTTACAAGACTTTAGATGTTTGGGCTTGACTGTAATTCCCTTTGTTATATAATATTGGCAAAGCGATGAAGGGGAGCATATCCCGAGCGCAACCGAGGGATCCCGCCCCAGAGCTGGTTGTGAAAACGTTGGTTTAACTCCAGCGGTTAAGCAACCCGGGTGTTTCCGTTAAAAAATTGCCCAAAATTTTTTGGGCGCTAAGTCCCAAGCGGCAACGCAAGGGAAAAGCAAGGTGGTACCACGGGGCAGTTCATGAATTATGAATTATGAATCATGAATTGTGAAACCTCGTCCTTGTGTCTTAATTACTGGCTAAGCCGGATAATTAGGAACCAAAGACGAGGTTTTTTTAATAAAAAATTAATAAAAATTTATGCGCCAATCACAACTTTTCACAAAAACAATGAAGCAGGACCCTCAAGGAGATTCTGCAATTAATGCCATACTCTTACAGCGAGCAGGATTTGTTGATAAGGTTATGTCCGGTGTCTATACGTTTTTGCCTCTTGGTAATAGAGTTCTTTCAAAAATTGAACAGATAATTCGTGAAGAAATGAATCGGGCCAGCGGGCAAGAAATTTTGATGCCAGTTATGCACCCAAGAAAAAACTGGGAGCAAACAGGCAGATGGAAAAGCATGGATGTTTTATTCCGCTTTACCAGCTATTACTCAAAAACCGATTTAGTTCTAGGCCCGACACATGAAGAAATCGTCGCACCGCTGTTAAAAAAATATATTTATTCATACAAAGATTTGCCGCAATATGTTTATCAGATCCAAACAAAGTTTCGCGATGAAATTAGGGCAAAGTCAGGGCTTTTGCGCGGCAGAGAATTCAGAATGAAAGATCTGTATTCATTTCATACATCACAAGAAGACCTCGACAGATATTACGAGGTGATGGTCCAAGCTTATAAAAATGTTTTTGAAAGGGTGGGGCTGGGTAAAATAACGGTTTTAACTTTTGCCTCCGGAGGCACATTTTCCAAATATTCGCATGAATTCCAAACTCTGTTAGATCAAGGCGAGGATTTAATTTATCTATGCGAAAAATGTATGGTTGGCGTGAATAGAGAAATAATACATGAACAAAATTCTTGTCCTAACTGTGGAGATAAAAATTTGAAAGAAAGTAAGGCGTCAGAGGTCGGCAATATTTTCAAGCTTGGCACAAAATATAGCTTACCATTTGAATTGAAATATAAAGACGAAA includes:
- a CDS encoding PD-(D/E)XK nuclease family protein, which translates into the protein MIYLSASSINLYQECPRCFWLKIKEKINRPSGPTSTLPNGMDYTLKNYFDSWRQKNKLPPELKSLLPGKLLPDQDKISWLRSRSLAAINQELGIKIGGMLDDALILEDQSIVPLDIKTRGFPLKEVHSAYALQMSVYTYLLQKNRLKTRNLAYLAFWYLDHKNMDLNQPLRFNIAVEEIKTEPEKIDKILNKIKQILDDQIPLASPDCQFCQYRQLEI
- a CDS encoding rod shape-determining protein is translated as MIIRQLGIDLGTANTLVFVPDQGIVIQEPSVVAVSKPDNKVLAIGREAKEMAGKTPADIIVYRPLKDGVIADYRVTQSILRYFINKACGFWRFLKPDVLVSVPAGSTSTERKAVIDAAREAGAKNTFVVKEPVLAALGAGIPINTASGNMVVNIGGGVAEVAVISLGGVVTWESIRVAGDKLNQAIIDYLKKKHNLIIGEKTAEDLKIKIGSVMPLPEKEKLSMEIRGQDAVESLPKNLVLNSNDIAAALQPHLKEIIQAIKNVLRETPPELAADIVEKGMILTGGGALLRQLDDLILKTIGVPAYIADEPLFCVAKGTGVILDNLAIYKRSIQSFR
- the frr gene encoding ribosome recycling factor; protein product: MEELLNEFKKTWQIILENHREEIFSIRSNRISPGLIEEIEIEAYNSRSPLKHLATITLSQANTLLVQPWDKTIIPNIEKAIVEAKLGVMPSNDGQFIRLNFPPLTEEKRQELVKFLNQKTEEFKIRFRQARDEIKKRFQNLMDSGKIADEDAKYQFTEQLQKQVDEFNQKIEAAREKKEKEILSV
- the rseP gene encoding RIP metalloprotease RseP: MTILISILIISFLIFIHELGHFLAAKKSGMLVEEFGLGIPPRIFGKKIGETVYSINLIPFGGFVRIFGDIDSKADKQDKRSFIQKSPWKKLLVVFAGIIMNFLLGFLIYWGLFYAGNEMVLNESNRTKAENIAIGILQVAKNSPASKADLNPGDKVLAIKTQDQTFSNLSESGFVEIAKQNAGKEIILILDSGQEIEIVPRETPPSGEGALGVVIAEIGTVKYPFFEAFYQAIKYSFKASVYMFSMVFQILSNLVFKGETANLTGPIGIVSFTSNVIKAGLSQTFSFIALISLNLAVFNLLPLPALDGGRIVFVTWEIIAKKPVPAKYESWVHSLGMVLLLSLLVLVTIADIKRLF
- a CDS encoding aminoacyl--tRNA ligase-related protein yields the protein MRQSQLFTKTMKQDPQGDSAINAILLQRAGFVDKVMSGVYTFLPLGNRVLSKIEQIIREEMNRASGQEILMPVMHPRKNWEQTGRWKSMDVLFRFTSYYSKTDLVLGPTHEEIVAPLLKKYIYSYKDLPQYVYQIQTKFRDEIRAKSGLLRGREFRMKDLYSFHTSQEDLDRYYEVMVQAYKNVFERVGLGKITVLTFASGGTFSKYSHEFQTLLDQGEDLIYLCEKCMVGVNREIIHEQNSCPNCGDKNLKESKASEVGNIFKLGTKYSLPFELKYKDEKGIEKDVFMGCYGIGPSRTMGVLVEAFHDDKGIIWPESVSPFKFHLLCLDKEVIKQAENLYKQLLKRGAEVLFDDRVDISAGEKLVDSDLIGITNRIVVSKKTIDKKMIEIKKRSAKRAELIKEKELFSKI